One window of the Nocardia huaxiensis genome contains the following:
- a CDS encoding cytochrome P450 gives MTSAAPSDTAPAETRVHDNRTRETAGGMPHAPAFPADPRRAYDDLRRLHPSLVTVEVAEGIPATLVIGYRAALRILSDPDHFPSDPRAWQSAAPARRPILPILEWFLIDTETSRPQHLSSRAAHTAGLNAIDLHHLRRVVESTAVVLINNFCEAGAADLLTQYAIPLTVHVINTLLGLPPDISDRMITAMAELREPAAATPPELHHQHLRGAITEVVAAKRARPAGDLISALTTHPAGLTDAEITAQIEVSYARGTEPTWNLIANTLLLMMTDQRFHGLFISGSLSTRDAIDEVLFTDPPLAGSCARFPRQPQVIDGVLLPADHPVIISSTAGNNDPELGGHRVGNRAHLAWGAGPHSCPAQSTVLLIVQEALDQLLDALPDIQLAIPADRIRWRPGAFHRAPEAVPVTFPPAPPLSIP, from the coding sequence ATGACGTCCGCCGCACCCTCCGACACCGCACCTGCGGAAACGCGCGTGCACGACAACCGAACCCGAGAGACGGCCGGCGGGATGCCGCACGCTCCGGCCTTCCCCGCCGACCCCCGCCGGGCCTACGACGACCTGCGCCGCCTGCACCCCTCCCTGGTCACTGTGGAAGTGGCGGAGGGAATTCCGGCGACCCTGGTCATCGGCTACCGGGCGGCGCTGCGGATCCTCAGCGATCCCGACCACTTCCCGTCCGACCCGCGCGCCTGGCAATCCGCCGCGCCCGCGCGCCGCCCCATCCTGCCGATCCTGGAATGGTTCCTGATCGACACCGAAACCAGCAGGCCGCAGCATCTTTCGTCCCGCGCCGCGCACACCGCCGGACTGAACGCCATCGACCTGCATCACCTGCGGCGCGTCGTCGAATCCACCGCGGTCGTGCTGATCAACAACTTCTGCGAAGCCGGCGCCGCGGATCTGCTCACCCAGTACGCCATCCCACTCACCGTGCACGTGATCAACACCCTGCTCGGGCTGCCCCCGGACATCAGCGACCGCATGATCACCGCCATGGCCGAACTGCGTGAGCCCGCCGCCGCCACGCCCCCGGAGCTGCACCACCAGCACCTGCGCGGCGCGATCACCGAAGTGGTGGCCGCCAAACGCGCCAGACCGGCCGGCGACCTGATCTCCGCGCTGACCACCCACCCCGCCGGTCTGACCGATGCCGAGATCACCGCACAGATCGAGGTGTCCTACGCCCGCGGCACCGAGCCCACCTGGAACCTCATCGCGAACACACTGCTGCTCATGATGACCGACCAGCGCTTCCACGGCCTGTTCATCAGCGGCTCCCTCTCCACCCGCGACGCCATCGACGAGGTCCTGTTCACCGACCCGCCCCTGGCCGGCTCCTGCGCGCGCTTCCCACGCCAACCCCAGGTCATCGACGGCGTGCTGTTACCCGCCGACCATCCCGTGATCATCAGCTCCACCGCCGGCAACAACGACCCCGAACTCGGCGGACACCGAGTCGGCAACCGCGCACACCTCGCCTGGGGCGCCGGCCCGCACTCCTGCCCGGCCCAATCAACGGTCCTGCTGATCGTCCAGGAAGCCCTCGACCAACTCCTCGACGCCCTCCCCGACATCCAACTGGCCATCCCCGCCGACCGAATCCGCTGGCGCCCCGGCGCTTTCCACCGCGCACCAGAAGCGGTGCCGGTCACCTTCCCGCCCGCCCCGCCCCTGTCGATTCCGTAG
- a CDS encoding DUF4132 domain-containing protein gives MASRTVHERGDLDEEVWEVPAAWRGVALPVRGFPPYRPFTPDPSAVELYDTVIAAERDSLHHALAASWPTASVESGTAALAGSASATPLGAAALAVVTECRGRTGRADFWSMTVDAWVARHGVVFAAEAALIATTMTRSYRDVPGGRGYDLTPWSVGRHFYHFYSMAALQRAREHLVAATDDDYRDAVARLGEIRSATGTLPVRIASSYLAPTEQSWVTADIGAPVADDYWVHTLYALLATAVTTAPQLKAFIAGLRPGNRAGVTTAEYLGVASRVGPAAAETIAAVGFVDHVTHWTRERTCDLADILSHLPTDEAFRLLLQNLDRYGVPTAAMAAAHRFPRRRMRLLSTEAVRSSAVDTLLRIHAWQHPDLAAEFGVRLPDPPIVESAELPELLRPRRKPAAVPPWLLLPVLPPLLTSDTARALPPSAVEVVCAVLARRNPDPTAIEQLSAFLDPMSLAGFAWGLFQSWVFAEYPAGGIWTLRAVGLFGDDEAARLLVPLILQWPRQSAAARAVTGLDVLADIGTPAALGHLRDIASRTRQRGFRKAVRAKLDAVAEQRHLTTDELADRAIPSFGLGKDGRLILDYGSRGFVIDLDERLEPVVFDGRRAADGSWAAGPRRKTLPKPTAQDDRAVATASYDQFTALRVGAKKVAREQIRRLEQAMVESRRWSPLAHRELFVDHPMLRQLARRLVWGAYGSDGTLRQSFRIAEDLTFADVEDDVLDLADDAEIGIAHPLQLGAAVAGWATIFTEYAVLQPFSQLDRTFWTPDSSSFATDLSEYHGLETSPGRLLALAHRGWIRASSDGAIDRMVRPLRTGGSIQLRISPSLEWRDLMRYSAHIVTGVDLIDTDPNALDPVTASELVRELEALRAG, from the coding sequence GTGGCCAGTAGGACTGTGCATGAGCGTGGCGATCTCGACGAGGAGGTCTGGGAGGTTCCCGCGGCCTGGCGTGGGGTGGCGCTTCCGGTGCGCGGGTTTCCACCGTATCGACCCTTCACGCCCGATCCGAGCGCCGTCGAACTGTATGACACTGTGATTGCGGCCGAACGGGATTCGTTGCATCATGCGCTGGCGGCCTCATGGCCGACGGCCTCGGTCGAGTCGGGGACGGCCGCGTTGGCCGGTTCGGCATCGGCGACGCCGCTCGGGGCGGCTGCGCTGGCGGTCGTGACCGAGTGCCGAGGGCGTACCGGCAGGGCCGACTTCTGGTCCATGACGGTCGACGCGTGGGTGGCCCGGCACGGTGTGGTGTTCGCCGCCGAGGCCGCACTCATCGCGACCACGATGACTCGCTCGTACCGCGACGTACCGGGTGGCCGCGGGTACGACCTGACACCGTGGTCGGTCGGCCGGCACTTCTACCACTTCTATTCGATGGCGGCCTTGCAGCGGGCACGCGAGCACCTGGTCGCCGCCACCGACGACGACTACCGCGACGCTGTCGCGCGGCTCGGCGAAATACGCTCGGCCACCGGGACACTGCCGGTCCGCATAGCCTCGAGCTACCTGGCTCCGACCGAACAGTCCTGGGTCACTGCCGATATCGGCGCACCGGTGGCCGACGACTACTGGGTTCACACCCTGTACGCGCTCCTCGCTACAGCCGTCACGACCGCGCCCCAGCTGAAAGCCTTCATCGCGGGTTTGCGGCCCGGTAATCGTGCTGGTGTGACCACGGCGGAATACCTTGGCGTGGCCTCTCGCGTCGGCCCCGCGGCGGCGGAAACGATTGCCGCCGTGGGCTTCGTGGATCACGTCACCCACTGGACGCGGGAGCGAACGTGCGACTTGGCCGACATTCTGTCGCATCTGCCCACCGACGAAGCGTTCCGGCTGCTGCTGCAAAACCTGGACCGATACGGAGTTCCGACGGCGGCGATGGCCGCGGCACACCGTTTCCCGCGCCGGCGCATGCGGTTGTTGTCGACCGAGGCCGTGCGGTCTTCGGCGGTGGACACGCTACTGCGGATACATGCCTGGCAGCACCCGGACCTGGCGGCGGAATTCGGTGTGCGGCTACCCGATCCGCCGATTGTCGAATCGGCGGAGTTGCCGGAGTTGTTGCGGCCGCGCCGGAAACCGGCAGCGGTGCCGCCCTGGTTGCTGCTGCCGGTGTTACCGCCATTGCTGACGAGCGATACCGCGCGAGCCCTGCCACCGTCGGCCGTGGAAGTCGTGTGCGCTGTGCTGGCCAGACGCAACCCGGATCCCACCGCGATCGAGCAGCTTTCGGCCTTTCTCGATCCGATGTCGCTGGCCGGCTTCGCCTGGGGCCTGTTCCAGTCCTGGGTGTTCGCCGAATACCCGGCGGGCGGAATCTGGACATTGCGCGCTGTGGGCTTGTTCGGTGACGACGAGGCCGCGCGGCTGCTGGTCCCGCTGATCCTGCAATGGCCGCGGCAGTCGGCGGCGGCCCGTGCGGTCACCGGTCTCGACGTGCTGGCCGATATCGGCACACCGGCAGCGCTCGGGCACCTGCGCGACATCGCCTCGCGCACGAGACAGCGCGGATTCCGGAAGGCCGTGCGCGCCAAGCTCGATGCCGTCGCCGAGCAGCGCCACCTGACGACGGACGAACTGGCCGATCGCGCGATCCCGAGTTTCGGTCTGGGCAAGGATGGCCGGCTCATCCTTGACTACGGATCGCGCGGGTTCGTCATCGATCTCGATGAACGCCTCGAACCCGTTGTCTTCGACGGCCGCCGCGCAGCCGACGGATCCTGGGCCGCGGGCCCGCGCCGCAAGACTCTGCCCAAACCCACCGCGCAGGACGACCGGGCCGTCGCCACCGCCTCCTATGATCAGTTCACCGCATTGCGTGTGGGCGCGAAGAAGGTTGCCCGGGAACAGATTCGCCGCCTGGAGCAGGCCATGGTCGAGAGTCGGCGCTGGTCGCCGCTCGCGCACCGCGAGCTGTTCGTCGACCATCCGATGCTGCGCCAGCTCGCCCGGCGACTGGTGTGGGGCGCCTACGGCAGCGACGGCACCCTGCGACAGTCCTTCCGAATCGCGGAAGATCTCACCTTCGCCGACGTCGAGGACGATGTTCTCGACCTAGCCGACGACGCCGAGATCGGCATCGCCCATCCGCTGCAGCTGGGCGCCGCCGTCGCCGGGTGGGCGACGATCTTCACGGAATACGCCGTGCTGCAGCCGTTTTCACAGCTCGACCGGACATTCTGGACACCGGACTCCTCCTCGTTCGCGACGGACCTGAGCGAATACCATGGTCTCGAAACCTCACCGGGCCGGTTGCTGGCACTGGCGCACCGAGGGTGGATACGAGCATCCTCCGACGGCGCCATCGACCGCATGGTGCGGCCGCTGCGCACCGGCGGTTCCATCCAGCTGCGGATTTCGCCGAGCCTCGAATGGCGCGATCTGATGCGGTATTCGGCCCACATCGTCACAGGCGTCGACCTGATCGACACCGATCCGAACGCCCTCGATCCCGTCACCGCCTCGGAGCTGGTTCGCGAATTGGAGGCACTTCGCGCCGGCTGA
- a CDS encoding helix-turn-helix domain-containing protein: MSDLTPHASARHRFGAEVRRRRIQRGMSQAELGRRILHSASTVAKVETAQRWPSRDFAEHSDSVLETGGELVRLWHQAQLERTGQQAGPPRSGVERHLVENHPEIEPFTELLSRLVVIWMDLRGTETWPGVRALIIARLDAALCFEPEY, encoded by the coding sequence ATGAGCGATTTGACGCCGCATGCTTCCGCGCGGCACAGATTCGGCGCGGAGGTGCGCAGGCGACGGATTCAGCGGGGGATGTCGCAGGCCGAGTTGGGGCGCAGGATTCTGCACAGTGCTTCGACGGTCGCCAAAGTCGAGACCGCGCAGCGGTGGCCGAGCCGGGACTTCGCCGAGCACAGCGATTCGGTTCTCGAGACCGGCGGGGAACTCGTGCGGCTGTGGCATCAGGCGCAGCTGGAGCGCACCGGTCAGCAGGCCGGTCCGCCGCGGTCGGGGGTGGAGCGGCATCTGGTGGAGAACCATCCGGAGATCGAACCGTTCACCGAGCTGCTGTCCAGGCTGGTCGTGATCTGGATGGACCTGCGCGGCACCGAAACCTGGCCCGGCGTCCGGGCTCTGATCATCGCCCGGCTCGATGCTGCCCTGTGCTTCGAGCCGGAGTATTAA
- a CDS encoding asparagine synthase-related protein: MSKDRISRSRLALWFAWPAITGEFGPAEPFENGRDLVIEPPWPEPDDSIHDLRGEFIQSVRRAVGDSAGIAVQLSGGLDSLAVLATVIAEFGAERRISAITIEMIDDRGRSNVPIVTGLLEALAAPCELYTADLARTPAGRPEWDAAGPRLDALPEANRVAVELAHAAGATVLLSGDGADELLGSPQFLTPDLFGRGEGRHLPRYWGGHRGQHHSVATLELLALAADQMSPRRRAMLYLACAWPDLCTRRTHEFLTAGYRGAVDEWTTAWVRSLIDLHATNHAAFGPMEAWSDLYPHQRLRTPGLIPKRDPFLDPEFVERAMRLPLRRRYDPACPHRYWRRKSQVLKLIPARLRPSLPTTKQIFSRAILNRIDRPFVAENLIESGILEPDHSKRASNALIALRVMEVEQWLTEALERGYRVTD, encoded by the coding sequence GTGTCGAAGGACAGAATTTCTCGGAGCAGGCTGGCGCTGTGGTTCGCCTGGCCGGCGATCACGGGCGAATTCGGCCCGGCCGAACCATTCGAGAACGGTAGGGACCTGGTGATCGAGCCGCCATGGCCCGAGCCGGACGATTCGATCCACGACCTTCGTGGAGAATTCATCCAGTCTGTCCGGCGCGCGGTCGGGGACAGTGCGGGAATCGCCGTGCAATTGTCCGGCGGGCTCGATTCCCTCGCTGTTCTCGCCACGGTGATCGCGGAATTCGGTGCGGAACGCCGCATTTCCGCGATCACGATCGAGATGATCGATGACCGCGGGCGATCGAACGTGCCGATCGTCACCGGCCTGCTCGAGGCGCTCGCGGCACCCTGCGAGCTGTACACCGCCGACCTGGCGCGCACACCCGCCGGACGGCCGGAATGGGATGCGGCGGGGCCTCGGCTCGACGCGCTGCCCGAAGCCAACCGGGTGGCCGTCGAGCTGGCGCACGCCGCCGGTGCCACGGTGCTGCTCAGTGGTGACGGCGCGGACGAACTGCTCGGCAGCCCGCAGTTTCTGACGCCCGACCTCTTCGGCAGGGGAGAAGGGCGGCATCTGCCGCGCTACTGGGGAGGCCACCGGGGACAACACCATTCGGTCGCCACGCTCGAATTGCTCGCGCTCGCAGCGGATCAGATGTCCCCGCGCCGCCGCGCCATGCTCTATCTCGCGTGCGCGTGGCCCGACCTGTGCACGCGAAGAACGCACGAATTCCTGACCGCCGGCTACCGCGGTGCGGTCGACGAGTGGACAACCGCCTGGGTCCGCTCCCTGATCGACCTGCACGCGACGAATCATGCCGCATTCGGCCCGATGGAAGCCTGGAGCGACCTCTATCCACATCAGCGTTTGCGGACGCCGGGACTCATTCCCAAGCGCGACCCCTTTCTCGATCCGGAATTCGTAGAGCGAGCGATGCGGCTGCCATTGCGGCGCCGGTACGACCCCGCCTGCCCGCACCGCTACTGGCGCCGAAAGTCCCAGGTACTCAAACTCATTCCGGCGCGGCTCCGGCCGTCCCTGCCGACGACCAAACAGATATTCAGTCGCGCGATCCTGAACCGCATCGACAGACCATTCGTCGCCGAGAACCTGATCGAGAGCGGCATCCTCGAACCGGATCACTCCAAGCGCGCATCGAACGCCCTGATCGCATTGCGCGTCATGGAAGTCGAACAGTGGCTGACCGAAGCCCTGGAGCGCGGTTACCGCGTCACCGACTGA
- a CDS encoding ABC transporter ATP-binding protein, with protein MPPISDRGGIGLRRMLFWARGDRRRFLAAASCALLGAACGLIQPIIVTRTVERAAAHATIVLPLALLTALFLLQAALKAYSTYTLDQAGESIVLRLRGRLIDHLLRLHISVFGEQRVGDLISRATTDTTLLRDAIAYQAVGAVVNCVVVVGGVTMMVVLDPLLAAVVLVVVVTSMSVVGSVLPRIRHCVEAAQDAIGHLASELERVLSGIRTVRIHNREPRESESLRRTAQRIYDHNLRAARVGAVVSPALDLGARGSFILVIIVGLARVSSGAMTIGDLVAFLLYVGYVSGPASGLLDIARAVQTGLAALRRVEGILVLPAERDGEREDSPETGRNGLVVQDIRFRYGDRTILEDVSIRLPHNSYTALVGPSGAGKSTMVDLLTRFREPEAGEILLDGRSAARGYTLAQWRAKVGLVDQGNSLMYGTLRENITYGVDTVDETALHQVIDITGLTSMLDRLPDGLDTQLGEHGAALSGGEQQRVAIARALLTRPEILILDEPTSHLDAANEALLVRTLRRISAHCIVLVIAHRPATVRHADRVAVLDESRIAALGDYEEVRHLLGPNTSPLPNGRRERSRAEIR; from the coding sequence ATGCCCCCGATATCGGATCGCGGCGGGATCGGCCTGCGCCGCATGCTCTTCTGGGCACGAGGAGATCGCCGGCGCTTCCTCGCGGCGGCGTCCTGCGCACTGCTCGGCGCCGCCTGCGGACTGATCCAGCCCATCATCGTCACCAGAACCGTCGAACGCGCTGCGGCCCATGCCACGATCGTGCTGCCACTCGCGCTGCTCACCGCGCTGTTCCTGCTCCAGGCCGCGCTCAAAGCCTATTCGACCTACACCTTGGATCAGGCCGGCGAGAGCATCGTCCTGCGGCTGCGCGGCCGGCTGATCGATCACCTACTGCGCCTTCATATTTCGGTCTTCGGCGAACAACGGGTGGGTGACCTCATCTCGCGCGCCACGACGGACACCACGCTGCTGCGGGACGCGATCGCGTACCAGGCCGTCGGAGCGGTCGTCAATTGCGTCGTCGTCGTGGGCGGCGTGACCATGATGGTCGTCCTCGATCCGCTGCTCGCCGCTGTCGTGCTCGTCGTGGTGGTCACCTCGATGAGCGTGGTCGGATCCGTGCTCCCGCGCATCCGGCACTGCGTCGAGGCCGCGCAGGACGCGATCGGCCACCTCGCCTCGGAATTGGAGCGCGTCCTCAGCGGCATTCGCACGGTGCGGATCCACAATCGGGAACCCCGGGAATCGGAATCATTGCGGCGCACCGCACAGCGCATCTACGACCACAATCTGCGGGCCGCCCGGGTGGGAGCCGTGGTGTCGCCGGCCCTCGATCTGGGCGCGCGGGGATCTTTCATCCTGGTGATCATCGTCGGCCTGGCCCGGGTGTCCTCGGGCGCGATGACGATCGGCGATCTGGTCGCCTTCCTGCTGTACGTGGGCTATGTTTCCGGCCCGGCGTCGGGGCTGCTCGACATCGCCCGCGCGGTGCAGACCGGTCTGGCGGCGCTGCGGCGCGTCGAGGGGATACTCGTACTCCCGGCCGAGCGGGATGGCGAGCGTGAGGATTCGCCCGAAACCGGCCGAAATGGCTTGGTGGTGCAGGACATCCGGTTCCGCTATGGCGACCGCACGATCCTCGAGGATGTGTCGATCCGGTTGCCGCACAACAGCTATACCGCCCTGGTCGGCCCGTCCGGCGCCGGGAAATCGACCATGGTCGATCTGCTGACGCGCTTCCGCGAGCCGGAGGCCGGCGAAATACTGCTCGACGGCCGCAGCGCGGCCCGCGGCTACACCCTGGCGCAATGGCGGGCCAAGGTCGGGCTGGTCGACCAGGGCAACAGCCTGATGTACGGCACGCTCCGAGAGAACATCACCTACGGCGTCGACACGGTCGACGAGACGGCACTGCACCAGGTCATCGACATCACCGGCCTGACTTCGATGCTCGACCGCCTGCCCGACGGGCTCGACACGCAGCTCGGCGAACACGGCGCCGCGCTCTCCGGCGGCGAGCAACAGCGAGTCGCCATAGCCCGCGCATTGCTCACGCGCCCCGAGATCCTGATCCTCGACGAGCCGACGTCGCACCTGGACGCCGCCAACGAAGCCCTCCTCGTGCGAACCCTGCGCCGGATCTCGGCCCACTGCATCGTGCTGGTGATCGCGCACCGGCCGGCAACGGTCCGGCACGCCGATCGAGTGGCCGTCCTGGACGAGAGCAGAATCGCCGCCCTCGGCGACTACGAAGAAGTCCGACATCTCTTGGGGCCCAATACATCCCCATTGCCCAACGGTCGGCGTGAACGCTCCCGAGCCGAAATCCGCTGA
- a CDS encoding ATP-binding cassette domain-containing protein: MSVAFGETIRVLGAREHNLRNISVEIPKNKITVFTGVSGSGKSSIVFDTIAVESQRQLYATFPAFILNFLPRYERPHAEAIENLTAPVIIDQQPVGGGPRSTVGTMTDIYSMIRAMFARFGSPSTGLVYDYSFNTPQGMCPACDGLGVAVHVDPDKLVDRSKSLNEGAILLPGYAVGSGDWQLYGNSGRFDPDKKLADYTDAEWHDLLHGTGGKVELTFAKGSWKANYEGLADKFTRSRVKRDTSGLSEKTREQIQKFLTEGICTACNGARLNEQALATKINGRNIAEWTALQITDLLEVLGEITDPAALGLAEATRIALGRVADIGLGYLSLDRATSTLSGGEGQRLKMIKHLGSTLVGMTYIFDEPSVGLHPRDVGRLNRMLEALRDKGNTVLVVEHDPDVIQIADHIVDVGPRAGVHGGEVVFTGSFGELCQADTLTGQGLRRSFTVKEAFRAGTGELRVDNAIAHNLKDVSVGIPTGILTAVTGVAGSGKSSLIRDEFLSRYPDSVFVDQSAIAASSRSTPATYLGLMDGIRKLFAKETGKPAGLFSFNSDGACKECEGRGVIITEVAYMDPVTTHCESCDGRRFSDEVLALTLRGKSIADVLEMSAEEAVEFFPERALNAKLRTMIEVGLDYLSLGQAMSTLSGGERQRIKLATQLQNTGSVYVLDEPTTGLHMSDVDTLLTLMDRLVERGNTVIVIEHNLDVVAHADWVIDLGPDGGKNGGEIVFTGTPAELLADRDSLTGEYLRRYKNGSGLHQK, encoded by the coding sequence ATGTCTGTTGCCTTCGGCGAAACCATTCGAGTGCTCGGTGCTCGCGAGCACAACCTTCGCAACATTTCCGTCGAGATCCCCAAGAACAAAATCACCGTGTTCACGGGGGTGTCGGGGTCGGGGAAGTCGTCCATCGTGTTCGACACCATCGCCGTGGAATCGCAGCGGCAGCTGTACGCCACCTTTCCCGCGTTCATTCTGAACTTTCTGCCGCGGTATGAGCGGCCGCATGCCGAGGCCATCGAGAATCTGACCGCGCCGGTGATCATCGACCAGCAGCCGGTGGGCGGCGGGCCGCGGTCGACGGTCGGGACCATGACCGACATCTACTCCATGATCCGGGCCATGTTCGCGCGGTTCGGTTCGCCGTCAACGGGATTGGTGTACGACTACTCGTTCAACACGCCGCAGGGCATGTGCCCGGCGTGCGACGGGCTCGGGGTGGCGGTCCACGTCGATCCCGACAAACTCGTGGATCGATCGAAATCGCTGAACGAAGGCGCGATTCTGTTGCCCGGATATGCGGTGGGCAGCGGAGATTGGCAGCTGTACGGGAATTCGGGGCGCTTCGACCCGGACAAGAAGCTCGCCGACTACACCGATGCGGAATGGCATGATCTGCTGCACGGCACCGGCGGCAAAGTGGAACTGACTTTCGCCAAGGGGAGCTGGAAGGCCAATTACGAAGGGCTGGCGGACAAATTCACGCGGTCACGGGTGAAACGCGATACCTCGGGGCTGTCGGAGAAGACGCGGGAGCAGATTCAGAAGTTCCTCACCGAGGGGATCTGCACGGCCTGCAATGGTGCACGGCTCAACGAACAGGCCCTCGCCACGAAGATCAATGGACGCAATATCGCCGAGTGGACGGCCCTGCAGATCACCGATCTGCTGGAGGTGCTGGGGGAGATCACCGATCCGGCCGCGCTCGGGCTGGCCGAGGCCACCAGGATCGCGCTCGGACGGGTCGCCGATATCGGGCTCGGGTACCTGAGCCTGGACCGGGCCACCTCGACGCTGTCCGGCGGTGAAGGGCAGCGGCTGAAGATGATCAAGCATTTGGGCAGCACGCTGGTGGGGATGACCTACATCTTCGACGAGCCCAGCGTCGGCCTGCACCCGCGCGATGTCGGGCGGCTCAACCGGATGCTGGAAGCCCTGCGCGACAAGGGCAATACGGTGCTCGTGGTCGAACACGATCCGGATGTCATCCAGATCGCCGACCACATCGTGGATGTCGGGCCGCGCGCCGGAGTACACGGCGGCGAGGTGGTGTTCACCGGCAGCTTCGGCGAGCTCTGTCAGGCAGACACTTTGACCGGGCAGGGCCTGCGGCGCAGCTTCACGGTCAAAGAGGCATTCCGTGCCGGAACGGGCGAGCTGCGCGTGGACAATGCCATCGCACACAACCTCAAGGACGTGTCGGTCGGCATCCCGACCGGCATCCTCACCGCCGTCACCGGCGTCGCGGGCTCGGGCAAATCCAGTCTCATCCGCGACGAATTCCTGTCCCGCTACCCGGATTCCGTCTTCGTCGACCAATCGGCAATCGCTGCCAGTTCGCGCTCCACGCCGGCCACCTACCTCGGGCTCATGGACGGCATCCGCAAACTCTTCGCCAAGGAGACCGGCAAACCGGCGGGCCTGTTCAGCTTCAACTCCGACGGCGCGTGCAAGGAATGCGAGGGCCGCGGCGTCATCATCACCGAGGTCGCCTACATGGACCCGGTCACCACCCACTGCGAATCCTGTGACGGCCGGCGCTTCTCCGATGAGGTGCTCGCACTCACCCTGCGCGGCAAGTCGATTGCCGACGTGCTGGAGATGTCGGCGGAGGAAGCCGTCGAGTTCTTCCCGGAAAGGGCATTGAATGCCAAGTTGCGCACCATGATCGAAGTCGGCCTCGACTACCTCAGCCTCGGCCAGGCCATGAGCACCCTCTCCGGCGGCGAACGCCAGCGCATCAAACTCGCCACCCAACTGCAGAACACCGGCAGCGTCTACGTCCTCGACGAACCCACCACCGGCCTGCACATGTCCGACGTCGACACCCTGCTGACCCTCATGGACCGCCTCGTCGAACGCGGCAACACCGTCATCGTCATCGAACACAACCTCGACGTGGTCGCCCACGCCGACTGGGTCATCGACCTCGGCCCCGACGGCGGCAAGAACGGCGGCGAGATCGTCTTCACCGGCACCCCCGCCGAACTCCTCGCCGATCGGGACTCACTGACGGGTGAATACCTGCGGCGGTACAAGAACGGCTCGGGCCTTCACCAAAAATAG
- a CDS encoding phosphoglycerate mutase family protein, producing the protein MAVLVVRHGLSEANNRHNLGTPAFGAADARLMEFGRQQAALMGQTLRQEHGIDCAAIEVAVSGMARTRETALAAGLVTMTEYPALNEVDQTSDRQTVRRMIDERRLSATALAAAEAVLADPPRETIWITHGLLIAALCRLTGVPETDRFIPRFCEIRRLPLPGR; encoded by the coding sequence ATGGCGGTTCTCGTTGTACGGCATGGGCTTTCCGAGGCCAATAATCGGCACAATCTCGGTACGCCCGCGTTCGGCGCGGCGGACGCGAGGCTGATGGAGTTCGGCCGGCAACAGGCCGCCCTGATGGGGCAGACCCTGCGACAGGAACACGGAATCGATTGCGCAGCAATCGAGGTGGCGGTCTCAGGAATGGCGCGCACACGCGAGACCGCGCTGGCCGCCGGATTGGTGACAATGACGGAATACCCGGCGTTGAACGAGGTCGACCAGACCTCCGACCGGCAGACCGTGCGGCGCATGATCGATGAGCGCAGGCTCTCCGCCACGGCGCTCGCGGCGGCGGAGGCCGTGCTGGCCGACCCGCCCCGCGAAACCATCTGGATCACACACGGATTGCTCATCGCCGCACTGTGCCGCCTGACCGGCGTGCCGGAAACGGACCGATTCATCCCCCGCTTCTGCGAAATCCGCCGGCTCCCCCTTCCAGGAAGGTGA
- a CDS encoding SDR family oxidoreductase, with product MTPRAVFITGAGAGIGRAIAERFAAEGWAVGVYDIDLPAAEAVANSLGERAIAGRLDVTDPGQWTPALAEFTSRTGRLDALVNNAGILASGAFGEIPLTDQHRIIDVNVKGVLNGCHAALPHLRRTPGSHVVNMASASALYGQPGLAAYGASKAAVRSLTEALDLEWRDLDVAVHDVLPLFVSTAMMNEVNRGSKSAQTLGVHISPEDVAAEVWNTVSHKRTLAQPHVLVGLQTKVLNTAMSFSPAWLNRLIVGRIAHADEIGARTPD from the coding sequence ATGACGCCGCGCGCAGTTTTCATCACCGGGGCGGGTGCGGGCATCGGCCGCGCCATCGCCGAGCGATTTGCCGCCGAAGGATGGGCTGTCGGCGTGTACGACATCGATCTGCCCGCCGCCGAAGCCGTCGCGAACAGTCTCGGTGAACGCGCGATCGCGGGACGCCTCGATGTCACCGATCCCGGGCAGTGGACCCCGGCGCTGGCCGAATTCACCAGCCGCACAGGACGATTGGATGCGCTGGTGAACAATGCGGGCATTCTCGCCTCCGGCGCGTTCGGGGAGATCCCGCTGACCGATCAGCATCGCATCATCGATGTGAACGTGAAGGGCGTGCTCAATGGCTGCCATGCCGCCCTGCCGCATCTGCGTCGCACCCCGGGCAGTCATGTCGTGAACATGGCCTCCGCCTCGGCGCTCTACGGTCAACCGGGCCTGGCCGCCTACGGCGCGTCCAAGGCGGCGGTGCGCAGTCTCACCGAAGCGCTCGATCTGGAATGGCGGGACCTGGACGTCGCGGTCCACGACGTACTCCCGCTGTTCGTCTCCACCGCCATGATGAACGAGGTGAATCGGGGCTCGAAGAGCGCGCAGACGCTGGGCGTGCACATCAGCCCGGAGGATGTCGCCGCCGAAGTGTGGAATACGGTGTCGCACAAGCGGACTCTGGCACAGCCGCACGTCCTCGTGGGCTTGCAGACCAAGGTCCTCAACACCGCCATGTCCTTCTCGCCCGCCTGGCTCAACCGCCTGATCGTGGGCCGGATCGCGCACGCGGACGAGATCGGCGCGCGCACCCCCGACTGA